CGTATTTTAACAtgatgtgagtgagtgaggaagggagatgggggggggctgtggccACAGAATGGTCCCAGAATCCGAGAGGGGTTGAGAGTCTCAATCTGTAAACCAAAATACATTAAAGGTAATGTTGCACTTTCTACCTGACTTAAATTCCTCTCTGATCAATTAACTTTGTATGTGTGTCCCCTGTACGGTGCCTAATAAATCCActgttgttaaaatgtgtctGCTGAGACAAAGAGCTTTCTGATCGTCACTACCTACCGACTAAAAACCATGAAAATGTGGAGAGCCTATAAAATGGTCAAAGTAAAACATATACCACTTGTTAAATGTGTGGTTACAATGCGTTTGTCTGAACTTAAATTGTGTGTCTTGCTCTGTCCAGTTAGAAGcgttaaaaaaatgtgttaattaggTATTTGAACCCCACACCTACCGTCAGTGCATCTATGCATTGACCATCAGGGCTTTGCTCCACATCAAAATCTTCAGAGAAGTGCATCTCCAGTTGCAGGGTGGGCTCCACTGACAAGGTGTGCTGACAGTTGGCATTCTCTGCATATGAAGCAGGCCAGGAGGGACTGGAGATGTCACCACTGTGCCTCCCTGACAGATCCTCACTACAGCTCACTGTGTTAGAGAAAACACTCGACATAATCAGGGATTACACAATCAGCCTGTATTGTTTAattctcctcgtctcctccctcctcgcagTCGGACTGCTTCCGCTTCCTCTATTTCCCCCTTTTCACTTCTGTCTAATGTGAACTCATAATTCTGTAAGCGTTTAAGTGATTCCAGTCATGATATTATTTGTACCCGTGCAAGTGTGATTGTCCCCATCCAGGTAGTAACCATGGCGACAGGAGCAGCGGTACCCTCCGATGTGGTTGTGACAGAAGTGGGTGCATGCGTTGTCGGGGTCGTCGTTACATTCATCAAAGTCTGAGGGAGCAAATTTAATTAAAGGTCAGTTTAAAGGCCACATGTTGCTTTAGTGCGGATGATTCACGTTGTACAACCCCCAAGCATCCGGCATACAGCTACTTACAATACAGCACTATTAATATGAGAAGCTCAACACATGATCTCATATCTAGACTTTAAAGACGTAGCTGGGGCCATCGGGTGTTTAGCTCTGAACAAAGCTGAAGCTGAAGCTGTTGGTCTGGACTTCAATCAGACACAAACAACAGTCAGCACCTTTGAAATGAAACTGAAAGTCTTAAAGCTAAAGATCTCCTTCAAGCAAAGGGCTTCACTTATTCATTTGAGATTAGAAAATAAGACACAGCTCACTCGACATCACCATCGTTTATGACAATAATtatttcttaaaatgtataTGTTTCCGCTAAACTTCAGCTAAACTATAAACCAACTTTTATTAATTGTATAAGACTGTCCCCTTCCTAACGGTTGACAGTGTGATTACAAAAGTATTCACAATGATTGAATGCATTCATGTACAAATTGAACTCTCCTTGTGATTGTGCACCAATACAATAGACTTTGGTGAGACTTTTACAACtcagtatttcatttatttccttcTCTACATCTCACCTTGATCGGTGTAGAACCCTCTGAAGCCCGTGTGCCTCTCGGTGTTTGAGTAGTCGGAGTGGAAGGTAAGAGAGAGGCAGCCCcccggggaggagaggagcgaggGATTAACATTGGACTCAAGATCCTCAAATTCTCTTCCGCCACACAGAACTGAGATCAAGTTTCCATTTGAAAAGATCTGGGAAATAATGGGGTTGTAGAGGACACGACAACATTACCGTTTTTTAATTATAAACCTCAACTTCTCACTGCACAGTCATCTAAAGTTTAGCACAAATTTAGCACGGTACCAGACCTTTACTGCATCGTTTTCACAGTCTTTGCTCTCCTCCAGGTCCAGGTGCATGAGCCTGATGGAGAGGGTGTGGCCCTTGGGGGCACACCTGCTCCAGTTTAGACTGGCATGGGGCAAATATCCAGCGGGATACCCTGGAGAATCCACCCATCCCAGCAGCAACGAGCAGGCCGGGCGgtgcagaaggagaagcagaagacTGGGGGAGGGTATGGAAGATACGGAAATTCAAGGGAGGAGGCGATATACAATgtaaaggaaaggaggggagagaggaggaaaggcgTAGACAAGAAAAGTTAGGAGAGAATGAGATATTACTTAATGGGAGAGCCAGAGACGATGAATCACAAATTCCCAATGCCACAAAGTGTTAACATCACCACATCTTAAAAGGACTCCACACAGATATCGCTAATCATAACAGTGTGGTAATCGCTTTTAATGTGCTAAAATGTAAGAATCCAACCCACCTTAATCTCATCATCCTGAACCGATCAAATCTATTCGAAAACAAAACTATCAACATGGCTCCTTCCCCTTTTCTCCATAATGTTCTTTCtaccccctcccctctcgctctctctctcactcataTTTTGCAGACGCAGGCATtttataaaccttttttttttttgtatgtgtgcagTAACAAGGGAGTGACTGCCGGTAAACGGGAAAGCAGGAAAACAGGCCGAGCCAAAACCCATTTTAGCTCGACTCTTAACAACAAAATGTCTTTGGCAGCGTACCTGTGACACTGTGGGACAAAGGCTCAGTGAAACAATGGACTGAAGGGAAAGAGTGTAGCGGAGAGAGGAAATGTCTTAATGTGCAATAAGAGTGCCAAAATCCGCCTCTGATTCTTCAGCGAtacggaaacacacacagctcacttTGCAGCGAGAGGCCTAGGACAGGAaggaaacgagagagagagagagagagagagagagagagatggaggggaaaACAGCAAATTAGGGTCACTGGGGTTTCCCACTGTGTAGGATTAGAAAAAACTTGCGAAGTGGGTAAAGCCGACCGAGAAGGGGAAACACATATTTAGTCGGAGACGGTTCAGACAGCAGAAAGAAAGCAGAGACAGTCAGAAAAAGACAATAGGATCAAGAGTTTGCATTTTGACCGATGCTCCTTGAGCTAATAAAACTAAGTAACTGTTCTATCTCGTGTTATGAACAGGTTTCGAGGAAGAGTGAGGAGAAAGATTTTCCTTGTAGTCTTCAACTTAGTTTTTTTGCACACAGGTAGAGGATTGTAATGGCTGATCCGAATTGCAGTGGGGATACGTACAAGGTAAATGGGACATGCTGCGATCGCTGTGCTGCAGGTCAGTCACCATCTTCAAGCTACGGTTGTTGCTAACGTATCTCTGTCTTTTCTCATTGGATGACAACCTTCTTTATATTACAGTATGCTGCTATCAGTGTTTATTCAGCGTTTCAGTGTTCCTCACACACTGAATTTGCGTAACAGCCTGACATTCGTGTGTATATCTTTGTTTCCTGATCTCTCTCAGGACAGTACATCGTAGCTGAGTGTCAAGGCGAAAAACAATCTGTGTGTGCTGAATGTGGACGCGGCGGGTACACGGCCACAAAAAATCACTTGAAGAAATGTCAAGCCTGCAAGGAATGCATTTCTAGtaagtccaacacacacacacatgcagtattgtacatgatcacacacacgcacacacatttcttcTGTAGTGTTCAttacaactgtttttttttttacctctcttCCATTTTAATCAGTGGAGATCAGTAGTTACACAACTTACTGTCACAAAACTTTTTTGTCTACATTATTCTAAcgttattataaatataaatggaaaACCGGGTTTGGAACATACCAGGAATATTGAcctgaaagggagaaaaaaaaattaaatattcactTAGTGTTCACGTCACCTAGTTTCAGTAAAGAGCTATACGAGGCCCATACAAAACCACAGCCTAAAAAGCTGTGGTTCAAATGAGAATGTAacagaaaatacaacatttttgcGAGGCGAACAGTTAAACCGTGATGCTTATTCATAGTGCATAGTTACATAAAGTAAAAGTGTGTAGTACTTTCTATACCACTGCTCTATCCTTAATAGGGACCAAATATTCACACACGCAACAAAGATTGAGACTTTAATAGCAGCAACAGAAGACTGATCCTCCTTCCAGCACAGACTATTTATCTCTCTGACTCTTTCAGTTAACAATCAGGAGAAACTAAAGGACTGTACAGCTCAAGAGGACACGGTGTGTAAGTGTATGATGGGTTTCTATTGCAACGATGAGCACTGTGACCACTGCCAACCGCTGACCGAATGCCGTCCGGGAGAAGGGGTCATGGTTCATGGTAAGCTTCCATTGTAAAATGCCATATAAATGATAATGCAGTAGGGCTACAGCAAGCATTCATACTTTACAAAAACAGTCTACCATGGCAACTGAAAACCCCCTTCTTCTTTTCGTTTTTTCGCAGCCACTCGCACGACTGACACAGTCTGTGCTCCGTGTCCAGGCGGAACGTACAGCAATGTGACAGATTCCTACTCgctctgtcaaacacacaccaggTCAGATTGCGTCTCCACcgttttttaaaagctgaagGATGTGGATGTATGTATTGGGATAGAATAGGATGCATTATTTATTAGTCAGCTGTCGAGCCCCCTAAAAAAAGCATTACTAAATCTAGATTTAGTAAATCCCTGAGCCTTACTTCCCTTGGAAAATTTCCTTAAATTTTATAGAAATTTACCAATCCTTTGCAACCCTAGTTATGGCTTCATTActcattttggggattttaatTTGTTTAGGTCTGTATATTATTTTCAGATGTCAGGACTTCGGGAAAGTGTTCAAAACGCAAGGAAATGCGGCAACTGATGCCATCTGTGGCAACTTCATAACTCGTAGGTCTCAATTTTAACATCAACGCTGcttttacaaatgtttttaataactttAGATCTTAAAAACCGTAATGAGTACTTTGTGCCGTGTATGTTCTTATCCTGTGTGATGAATGAGTTCCTGTCGACCTTTAGTTCCTGTATGACCAGAAGAGAGGAAGTAGAAGTTGCAAACATACGAAAATCAAGGTTTAAAATCAAGATGCCTGCTCGTCCATCTTTACTGgacaaaacagaaatacatgAATACAGAAAATGAATAACAAATTGCCATtggatttagtttttttcaccATCACATGTTGATTAAAGTCAGTCATTAATCatgtaaaaacaaatgcattttgaCAAACAAATCCATAGTAACGTTTTTGACGCTATGCTAAAGTTTCAGTTTTGTGATATCGGTGACAGCAACACTCATTCATGATATAATTATTGCTAAAAAAAGATTCATTAGTAAACACACATGAGAATAATCTCACTTTACAACTCCATTGCTGCTTATTTGTGTCTCTCTAAATTCCCTTTCCTCTGTTCATCAGATTGTTCCTGGATATTACCCACCAGCTTGTGGTCAGGACTCTTGTTGACTGCACTCATCCTCTTTGGTCTGATCTGCTGGAGGTCAAAACGTAGGTCATACAGAGCAGTAAATGCGTAAATGTCTAAAATGTCCGGGCGTTTCATCTCTGTTTTTCACACACTTTGGTTAAAGGTTGTGCACCAACCTTGGTACACAATTACTGGTAATTACCACGTACAAAACTACGAGTCACATGAGAAGGTCACTGCTTATGTCTTTCACAAATACCTCACAGGGTTTCCTTTAAAGATAAGCTATCGTTGAAATCTCAGGTCAAATTGAATTCACATACCTGATTTCATCATGCTTATAGTGCAGAATAAGTGTGATCTTCACACAATTTAAAGGCAGGAAAGTGTACAAAAGAAAGTCCCAGAGAGGTTGAATGGGGAGCTTTTTAATGTGATGTTGAAGAACAGAGGATGACAAACAGAATGAGAAAACCACATCCTGTATGTATTCGGCCTGCCGCAATGATCTGGTATAATGTGACGTACGTTTCAAAGGCAACCACTCATAGAGACCTACGCATTTGGCggtattttattgtaatttacTGTATTTCCACTGAAGCAATGAGCCAATACTGGAAAACACATCCAAACATGCTCACTTAATCAAGAAAAGGTTGAGTTTCACAACTGGTTTGAAACCCCAGTGTGTGATTACATTATAAAGCAGTGCAGGGTTGACGCACTTTTGAAGGTCAACCTCAAAAGTTAACACGATACTGGTTTCCTATTCAAAAAGCCAATGGGATATTTCCATTGGATTTTTGattaatgaagaaaaataaGGTAGAATTATGATACTTAATCGTTGAATCTAGTTTGTGTGATAATTTAGGCACTTGCTTACAAATAGCCTTTTGAAAGCTTCAAAATGCAAGAGAGGAGTACCTATTGACATATTTTATACCCTAgaacagcgattcccaaagtgtgggccgcaaaggtactgcaggtgggccgcgagaggtcatttacaataaataaataaaaagcaataataattttcaattttgaaaagtttgaaatcaatataaaaatatgtatgatgctgcacattagttatgtgaaacattaattgatgaagcataaacaatttaaacaaacatgccaaagctcggtctacgacggcgagatgctgagcgggcgctcgaGTGCGTGAGGAGCGCGATATGGAGCTTTTTTCAGGGCgtgtcggagaaacaaagctgtcgttgtcgagcgagagacggcgcccttttctttacaatggctgaaccatcttaacggggaaaataagttattctaaaaggggtccttggcaggcggcgtggctgtaGAACAGCcggagatttaaggcgtggatggcgaggggggcggcgggagcagaCGCACCTTGCAGCAttgatcggaccctgaaagcaccgtctccacctcactccccccccatcgccaaacgtttgactgctatggcggaaaatcaccagccggtctgcgagctgaacgcattggtcttaatgtgccggtaatgatggtaaatgatggttgtagctggttgtcatctacggtccactacggttacataaaggtgtcgtttgtgttttgacaacgttttatctcataacttcggctttctatcccctttcttcagtgcggaaatgggcttctatagttgtgtgaatccATCACTcaagccaatccaaagacggggtttgtaccatgtgactggctccgcccccttactgtctgAAAGAACAACCgtgagcgcgtagaaaactatttttctaagattctcctcgcgagcaacgaagttcacgtctcgcaagcgagcaaatacctcgctcgagacggacttttgctggcggatgtttgatttacgcgcgcgcatccacctgatttgcgctctcgaattttgacagtgatttgcggtgatagactgcagtatcttatgcgccttattgtgcggaaaacacggcacatgagctccggagaaaatggcatacaaaacatacattgtcggttaatacatttttaatcggttaaattcttaaggtcatttaatcatccctagtttatgttttgatcagagttgtgattaaaggtttgggtgggccgcaaaagattttcagatttcaaattgggctgcggcattcttgagtttgggaaccgctgccctAGAACAAAATACCTGAAGTCTTTAGCGTTCGAAAACATGGCTGGGGGAGCAGAGAAGTCGTCACTCACTCTTCCGGTGACTGGACTAACCCAGTAAGGGTCACCACGGTCAAAATGAGTCCATGTTTGTCGTAATTTGGTTAGTCACACAAATATCCTGGATCACTCAACTTGAGAAGACAGATACTTATCCTGGGCCATTACCACAAACTCACAGCATGACGATGCCGTGTTGACCAACGGCTgatcatttttttccattttcaaaaCGTGACGTCATTTATGACTCAAGTCTGACTTTTATTTCCacagataaaaagaaaacaaaaacatttttacagcaGCCTTTCAAGTCTGCAGGAGGTGAGTGCTTCAGATGCATTTGCATATGTAGAATTCCACAGGTGTGTAATGTGTGATGGAAGACGTATAAAGAACAATCATCCAGATGTGCAGTGTGACTTCACATCTGGATGACTACAAGTGCCAAAAAAAGGACTATTCCAATCTTTACGATCATATTAAAACAATTCTACATGTGACAGCGGACTCCAGTGTTGCTGTTTCTCTGGTTGAAGTGGTGCCAGCAGCCCCGGTCACACAGCTGGAGTCGAATGGTCACTGTCTGGACAGCTGTGACGTGGAGAACTGCAAACTACCACTTTTTAACTCAGGTGCCGGATCCTTGATCATTGCtgcatgcgcacacgcacacattcgcACACTTTTCTTCTGCTGCCATCACGTACAGGGCTTTGTCTCACTTGCTCTAAATGACCTGTCAACACTGTATATGTAAATACATATAGgtgacaatattttttttaaacctgcacACAAGCCCTGTGTGGCACTTTTCTTCCAGTTGCAGTTACAATCCTTTTAAGAAGTACTAAGATGGAAATTGTACATGTTGGCATTCTTGAATAGGGGAGGAACATAAGAAAGCAAACGCGTTGATGAATAAGAACATGGTGTGAATCATATCACTGTGGCCCTCAGTCATTAAATCTTGCCACCCTTATTAGACAGCGCTCTATGTTGTCAACAAAACGACAATTGGTGGAATATTTCTTTGGGTCAACTGGTGTTAAACCCACAAGCAACAAAGATACTTTTTCCTTTAAATCTGTATCATCATGAAAAAAAGATTCTCTTTTCCAGCCCATTCTACAAGAACCCTCTATGCTCAAAGTGTTCAGCCTCATTAGGATGGCCATCAATTAGATATAGAACAAGAAAGCATGTTTGATATGACTTTGATATGTGTTTTTTATCCTCATCAGATGTTGATACGGTCGGTTGTGACACTCAAGAACGCATGGAAAGCAGCCCACCTATAACTCCTATGAAGGTTTCGGTTTCATTTACTGACTCCAACCACATCAATGGGAGTGCAGGATATTGCACTGGAAACTTCCGTAGGACCTACTCCGAGCCACAGGAGGACGAGTGGTGTGGCACATAATCAAGTAAACATTGTTGTAACAGCATGACGATGGAGCCCCGAGTTCCTCTCCGCCTTGGAGAGCCTGCGACTAGTTTCTAAAAGCTTAAATTGGATCcgtttaaaacatgtttttttttttaagagtacGGTTTAACGTGGCTGACAGTTTGCTGCCCCCTGCAGGACTTTCACGAGATCAGCTCATATAATGGGATATTTATGCATTCACAACGAACaaacatattatatttaaatcctTGTGCAGCTCTGTACTCGTCGGTCCCTCGGATGGGAATCGGTGTTCGATAAGGGCCAAAACCACAATGACGGAATCCGTCTAACAAGTATGTCTGTGACATTGATGCCGGGTGTAAAATCTATTGACATCATAT
This genomic stretch from Gasterosteus aculeatus chromosome 20, fGasAcu3.hap1.1, whole genome shotgun sequence harbors:
- the LOC120810413 gene encoding tumor necrosis factor receptor superfamily member 5; its protein translation is MADPNCSGDTYKVNGTCCDRCAAGQYIVAECQGEKQSVCAECGRGGYTATKNHLKKCQACKECISINNQEKLKDCTAQEDTVCKCMMGFYCNDEHCDHCQPLTECRPGEGVMVHATRTTDTVCAPCPGGTYSNVTDSYSLCQTHTRCQDFGKVFKTQGNAATDAICGNFITHCSWILPTSLWSGLLLTALILFGLICWRSKHKKKTKTFLQQPFKSAGADSSVAVSLVEVVPAAPVTQLESNGHCLDSCDVENCKLPLFNSDVDTVGCDTQERMESSPPITPMKVSVSFTDSNHINGSAGYCTGNFRRTYSEPQEDEWCGT